Proteins co-encoded in one Malus sylvestris chromosome 7, drMalSylv7.2, whole genome shotgun sequence genomic window:
- the LOC126629357 gene encoding uncharacterized protein LOC126629357, giving the protein MTGTSSSGASNAMSSSSQTENVLKRSSEDVGWEYGILANPTNLDKMKFAWWYNYGNGVPNLQRMAIKILSLTTSSSDCERNWSSFEGIHTKKRNRLDTTRLNNLVYVQFNARIMNKKKREKEKKVDILLASEASMAQGWIVEGGDEELEFGSGIGETSEVGSSLEPRGSSKNVEVRELHEEDFISDEDTEEE; this is encoded by the exons ATGACTGGTACCTCATCTTCTGGAGCATCTAATGCAATGTCGTCCTCCTCTCAAACTGAAAATGTGTTGAAGCGTAGCTCGGAAGATGTGGGATGGGAATATGGGATCTTGGCAAATCCTACAAACTTAGATAAGATGAAAT TTGCATGGTGGTATAATTATGGAAATGGTGTGCCTAATTTGCAAAGGATGGCTATAAAGATACTCTCAttgactacaagttcatccgattgtgaaagaaattggagttcTTTTGAAGGTATACATACAAAGAAAAGGAATAGACTAGATACAACAAGGTTAAATAATTTAGTCTATGTCCAATTTAATGCAAGGATTatgaacaagaagaaaagagaaaaggagaAGAAAGTGGACATACTACTTGCAAGTGAAGCTAGTATGGCTCAAGGATGGATTGTGGAGGGTGGTGATGAAGAACTTGAGTTTGGCTCGGGAATTGGAGAGACATCGGAGGTAGGTAGTTCCTTAGAGCCTAGGGGGAGTTCTAAAAATGTTGAAGTAAGAGAACTTCATGAAGAAGATTTTATATCGGATGAGGACACGGAAGAAGAATGA